One window of Methanothermobacter tenebrarum genomic DNA carries:
- a CDS encoding DNA primase has protein sequence MMFFINPFSQEAKELVRDSGDLDKIIEEDARLISIIEYTRGQRLDDDSRIPGSLWELSLKRIEWYLEKRGRRRYQPGYYRFLFNPEIAEFDVIAFHILAQAIGAKFNPNSRESRIFIELEAEIVKERLSRMENRERERVISGILGEMLDSETPHWTKLEKLLENKRIKLTELILKDGKVILDKSATGRTQQIVKSIRENIIPALIMQETQEYIYKIHEMAAKIEPHPILAELAEKIRERISREFFIPRKTSPGTLKASKLDFDAFPPCIKNTIKGVQAGNRNDAIVLLLTGFLSYARLYPAVFKERKPHKVSDFDPTLSITLNEILPIIYEAADNCRPPLFQDDPQEKLNITAKLGFGLHETPSLENEGETKWYTPMSCEKIKIHLPILCKPDSLCEKIQNPLTYYNKRRWQKRKEEGDRDIPRGNTRR, from the coding sequence ATGATGTTTTTCATAAACCCATTCTCACAAGAGGCAAAAGAGCTTGTAAGGGATAGTGGAGATCTTGACAAGATCATAGAAGAGGATGCAAGGCTCATTAGTATCATAGAATATACCCGTGGTCAGAGACTTGATGATGATTCTAGGATACCGGGAAGCCTCTGGGAACTTTCGCTTAAAAGGATTGAATGGTACTTGGAAAAGAGGGGCCGTCGAAGGTATCAGCCAGGATATTATAGGTTCCTTTTCAACCCCGAAATAGCAGAATTTGATGTTATAGCATTCCATATACTCGCACAGGCCATAGGGGCGAAATTCAACCCAAATTCCAGGGAAAGCCGCATATTCATAGAATTAGAGGCCGAGATCGTGAAAGAAAGACTCTCGAGGATGGAAAATCGGGAAAGGGAGAGAGTAATATCCGGGATACTAGGGGAAATGTTAGATAGTGAAACACCACACTGGACCAAACTAGAAAAACTTCTAGAAAATAAGAGGATAAAATTAACCGAGCTAATCCTCAAAGATGGTAAAGTCATCCTAGACAAGTCAGCTACTGGGAGAACCCAACAAATAGTCAAATCCATAAGGGAAAATATCATACCAGCACTTATAATGCAAGAAACCCAAGAATACATTTATAAAATCCATGAGATGGCCGCGAAGATAGAACCACACCCCATACTAGCCGAATTAGCCGAGAAAATCAGGGAGAGGATAAGTCGAGAATTCTTCATCCCAAGGAAAACCAGCCCGGGAACGTTAAAAGCCTCCAAACTAGACTTTGACGCCTTCCCACCATGTATAAAGAATACCATAAAGGGCGTCCAAGCCGGTAACAGGAACGACGCCATAGTATTATTACTAACCGGGTTTTTATCCTATGCAAGATTATACCCTGCCGTCTTCAAGGAGAGGAAACCCCACAAGGTTTCAGACTTCGACCCAACCCTTAGTATAACCTTAAATGAAATACTGCCAATAATATATGAGGCTGCTGATAATTGCAGACCACCACTATTCCAGGACGACCCCCAGGAAAAACTTAACATCACAGCAAAACTAGGCTTCGGATTACATGAAACACCAAGCCTAGAAAATGAGGGGGAGACTAAATGGTACACGCCAATGAGCTGTGAAAAGATAAAAATACACCTACCAATATTATGTAAACCCGACAGTTTATGCGAAAAAATACAAAACCCCCTCACATACTACAACAAGAGAAGATGGCAAAAAAGAAAAGAAGAGGGTGATAGGGATATTCCAAGAGGCAACACCCGAAGATAG
- a CDS encoding 4Fe-4S binding protein: MIIRLFFMGSRSLKRGFLKKCEEFGIGFVGFAPVERWEDPPRELPHKFSRWMPEEFYPRSIYPEVATVIVIGFPIQLPILETAPSIYYHELYKTVNSLLDLRAYELSVFLNEEGYPSIYLPRDGYATVEVLLEKPFAFFSHKHAAYLAGLGSFGLSNLLLTPEYGPRVRFTSIFTGASIDPDPLKVDDLCTRCLRCVRSCPVGAIQVKGEFPPPIDKKLCAMRSAELWSKHKSPCGICIKVCPVGEDRKLFDRMDMSIYDGEGPVEYRRAWDHVRRYGTL, translated from the coding sequence ATGATTATAAGATTATTTTTTATGGGTTCTCGGTCTTTGAAGAGGGGATTTTTGAAAAAATGTGAGGAGTTTGGGATTGGCTTTGTGGGTTTCGCGCCAGTTGAAAGGTGGGAGGATCCTCCAAGGGAGCTTCCTCACAAGTTTTCTAGGTGGATGCCTGAGGAGTTCTATCCCCGGTCGATATACCCAGAGGTTGCTACTGTTATTGTGATAGGGTTCCCCATCCAGTTGCCTATATTGGAGACCGCACCATCTATCTATTATCATGAGTTATATAAGACTGTGAATTCTCTTTTGGATCTGCGGGCTTATGAACTTTCGGTTTTTTTAAATGAGGAGGGTTATCCTTCTATTTATCTGCCGAGGGATGGGTATGCTACGGTGGAAGTGTTGCTTGAGAAGCCCTTTGCTTTTTTCTCCCATAAGCATGCTGCTTATCTTGCGGGTTTAGGCTCTTTTGGCTTGAGTAATCTTCTTTTGACTCCGGAGTATGGGCCGAGGGTTAGGTTCACTTCAATATTCACGGGTGCTTCTATAGATCCTGACCCTTTAAAGGTTGATGATTTATGTACAAGGTGTCTTAGGTGTGTGAGGAGTTGTCCTGTGGGCGCCATACAAGTGAAGGGTGAGTTTCCGCCGCCTATAGATAAAAAACTTTGTGCTATGAGGAGTGCGGAGCTTTGGAGTAAACATAAATCGCCTTGTGGCATTTGTATCAAAGTTTGTCCTGTGGGTGAGGATAGGAAATTATTTGATCGAATGGATATGTCAATATATGATGGTGAGGGTCCGGTTGAGTATAGGCGGGCTTGGGATCATGTAAGAAGGTATGGGACACTTTAG
- a CDS encoding ammonium transporter, which yields MNTPINPGDTAWILISTGLVLLMTVPGVALFYGGLTKKENVLNTMFMSIIAFAITSIIWVLYGYPLAFGGDIHGIIGNPTNILMNNININTPATLAPTIPALIYIGFQLTFAAITIALISGAVVERMKFSAWTAFVILWVSLVYVPVAHWIWGGGFLGQLGALDFAGGTVVHINSGIAALALVYLLGKRKDTRLLPHHLGYSVIGASLLWFGWFGFNAGSALAANGLAASAFLATNTATAAAMISWIILDCIKTGKPTLLGAISGAIAGLVAITPAAGYVTIPAAMIIGLITSIFSYLAISNLKPKLGYDDALDVFGIHGVSGLWGSIATGLFAAPFVNELGKGLFYGNPGQLLVQVLAVVVVMAYSFIVTLIIGKLLDVTIGLRVSEKEEIEGLDTNLHEETGYRL from the coding sequence ATGAACACACCCATAAACCCCGGCGACACAGCCTGGATACTAATATCAACAGGCCTAGTACTACTCATGACAGTACCAGGAGTAGCCCTATTCTATGGCGGACTAACAAAAAAAGAAAACGTACTAAACACAATGTTCATGTCCATCATAGCATTCGCAATAACAAGCATAATCTGGGTACTCTACGGCTACCCGCTAGCATTCGGCGGAGACATACACGGCATAATAGGCAACCCAACAAACATCCTCATGAACAATATCAACATTAACACCCCCGCAACACTTGCACCAACCATACCAGCCCTAATCTACATAGGATTCCAATTAACCTTCGCAGCCATCACCATAGCCCTAATATCAGGTGCAGTAGTAGAAAGGATGAAATTCTCAGCATGGACAGCATTCGTCATACTCTGGGTAAGTTTAGTATATGTACCAGTGGCACATTGGATATGGGGTGGGGGCTTCCTCGGCCAACTTGGCGCACTCGACTTCGCAGGTGGCACAGTAGTACACATAAACTCTGGTATAGCAGCACTAGCCCTAGTATACCTACTCGGTAAAAGAAAAGACACAAGACTCCTACCACACCATCTTGGATACTCAGTGATAGGCGCATCACTCCTATGGTTCGGCTGGTTCGGCTTTAACGCTGGCTCAGCCCTAGCAGCCAACGGCCTCGCAGCATCAGCATTCCTCGCAACGAACACGGCAACAGCAGCAGCTATGATATCATGGATAATCCTAGATTGCATTAAAACAGGCAAACCCACACTACTAGGCGCAATATCCGGTGCAATAGCAGGTCTAGTGGCCATAACACCAGCAGCAGGTTACGTGACAATACCAGCAGCCATGATAATAGGCCTAATCACAAGCATATTCTCATACCTTGCAATATCCAACCTAAAGCCAAAGCTTGGATATGATGATGCACTGGACGTGTTCGGTATACATGGAGTCTCAGGCCTCTGGGGTTCAATAGCAACAGGCCTATTCGCAGCCCCATTCGTAAATGAACTTGGAAAAGGCCTATTCTATGGCAACCCTGGACAATTACTCGTGCAAGTACTAGCAGTGGTAGTTGTAATGGCCTATTCATTCATAGTGACATTAATCATAGGTAAACTATTGGATGTGACGATTGGATTACGAGTATCAGAAAAAGAAGAAATAGAAGGACTTGACACAAACCTACATGAAGAGACAGGATACAGATTATAA
- a CDS encoding P-II family nitrogen regulator encodes MKAITAIIRPEKLEKVKNNLVEVGCYGMTVTEVKGRGRQLGIRESYRGKEYHIDLLPKTRLDIIINDDKVEEVVDTIVKSAQTGDIGDGKIFILPVDDVIRIRTGERGEKAV; translated from the coding sequence TTGAAAGCTATAACCGCGATAATAAGACCCGAAAAACTTGAAAAAGTTAAAAATAACCTTGTTGAGGTAGGATGTTATGGTATGACCGTGACCGAAGTAAAAGGGCGTGGCAGACAACTTGGCATAAGAGAAAGCTATCGTGGAAAAGAATACCATATCGACCTATTACCTAAAACACGCCTTGACATAATAATAAACGATGATAAAGTCGAAGAAGTCGTGGACACCATAGTGAAAAGCGCCCAAACAGGTGATATCGGTGATGGTAAAATCTTCATATTACCAGTAGATGACGTGATAAGGATAAGAACAGGAGAAAGAGGAGAAAAAGCCGTTTAA
- the pdxS gene encoding pyridoxal 5'-phosphate synthase lyase subunit PdxS has protein sequence MLHGTEVLKKGFAKMTKGGVIMDVVDSEQAIIAEEAGAVAVMALEKVPADIRSSGGVARMADPNKIEEIMDAVTIPVMAKVRIGHFVEAQILEALGVDMIDESEVLTPADERFHIDKKKFKIPFVCGARNLGEALRRIDEGAAMIRTKGEAGTGNIVEAVRHMRIIMGQIREVKNKEEEELWEFARKIEAPLKLVRETAKLGRLPVVNFAAGGVATPADAALMMQLGADGVFVGSGIFKSENPEAYAKAIVEATAHYDEPDILLEVSRGLGAAMPGIEISELSDSERLQERGW, from the coding sequence ATGTTACATGGTACTGAAGTTCTCAAGAAAGGTTTTGCAAAGATGACCAAGGGCGGCGTTATAATGGATGTGGTGGATAGTGAACAGGCAATTATAGCAGAGGAGGCTGGGGCGGTCGCGGTAATGGCCCTTGAGAAGGTTCCCGCTGATATAAGATCCTCTGGTGGGGTTGCCAGGATGGCTGACCCAAACAAGATAGAGGAGATAATGGATGCGGTGACCATCCCAGTTATGGCAAAGGTTAGAATAGGCCATTTTGTGGAGGCCCAGATACTTGAGGCCCTTGGAGTTGACATGATAGACGAAAGCGAAGTTTTAACCCCAGCAGATGAACGCTTCCACATTGATAAAAAGAAGTTCAAGATACCCTTTGTTTGCGGTGCGAGGAACCTTGGGGAGGCTCTGCGGAGAATAGACGAGGGGGCTGCTATGATCAGGACAAAGGGCGAAGCAGGCACTGGTAACATTGTGGAGGCCGTCCGTCACATGAGGATAATAATGGGACAGATAAGGGAGGTTAAAAACAAGGAGGAAGAAGAACTCTGGGAATTCGCGAGGAAAATAGAAGCCCCACTCAAGCTAGTAAGAGAGACGGCTAAACTTGGAAGATTACCAGTTGTGAATTTTGCAGCTGGTGGTGTTGCAACACCCGCAGATGCGGCTCTCATGATGCAACTGGGCGCTGATGGCGTGTTTGTAGGATCCGGGATATTCAAATCAGAGAATCCAGAAGCCTATGCAAAGGCTATAGTAGAGGCAACAGCACACTACGATGAACCAGATATCCTATTGGAGGTTTCAAGGGGACTGGGAGCGGCTATGCCAGGCATAGAAATAAGTGAACTTTCAGATTCTGAAAGATTACAGGAAAGGGGATGGTGA
- a CDS encoding PfkB family carbohydrate kinase, whose amino-acid sequence MGYLLIGPVTQDKNIIEGNEILKVGGPVYYQSKVFSKLGIEHAAIITLSREDKKLLDEFPQETMIIPLWGDNTLEFENRYFNHGKRMQRSNFAKNPITAKDIKPMIKYEWDGIILDPLVPTDIPIQTLEFIANQQDNIYLGLQGYLRRGKDGRVYLRPPENIKGILGMVDKVFLDEEEAGIFKPDLVEAAMFLGSMGPSETIITCGERGSIIYSNGRIWRIKAVPASRILDPTGLGDVYMAAYIHMREKRPPGEAGEFASWVATEKIEGKLLDS is encoded by the coding sequence GTGGGATACCTGCTAATAGGCCCAGTAACCCAGGACAAAAACATCATAGAAGGTAATGAGATCTTGAAGGTAGGGGGGCCAGTATACTACCAATCAAAGGTCTTCTCAAAACTTGGAATAGAACACGCAGCTATCATAACCCTTTCAAGGGAGGATAAAAAACTCTTGGATGAGTTCCCCCAAGAGACTATGATAATACCCCTCTGGGGAGATAATACGCTAGAATTTGAAAACAGATACTTCAACCATGGAAAGAGGATGCAAAGATCAAATTTCGCAAAAAATCCGATCACAGCAAAGGACATAAAACCCATGATCAAATATGAATGGGATGGTATAATCCTAGACCCTCTGGTGCCAACTGATATACCAATCCAGACACTCGAATTTATAGCGAACCAACAGGATAATATCTATCTGGGCCTGCAAGGTTATCTGAGAAGGGGAAAGGATGGTAGAGTATACCTCAGGCCACCAGAGAATATTAAGGGAATACTTGGAATGGTTGATAAAGTGTTCCTTGACGAAGAAGAGGCCGGGATCTTCAAACCCGACCTTGTAGAAGCTGCAATGTTTTTAGGATCCATGGGACCATCAGAGACCATAATCACTTGTGGCGAGAGAGGCTCCATAATATACTCTAATGGGAGAATATGGAGGATAAAAGCCGTCCCTGCAAGTAGGATCCTTGACCCAACAGGCCTAGGCGACGTATACATGGCAGCCTACATTCATATGAGGGAGAAAAGACCCCCAGGGGAGGCTGGGGAGTTCGCCTCATGGGTGGCCACGGAAAAAATAGAAGGCAAACTCCTAGACTCCTAA
- a CDS encoding HisA/HisF family protein, whose translation MMEVIPVLDLMGSLAVTGKSGKREEYKPLESIFATSPNPVEIALSLKRAGARRIYIADLDAITGQGSNIQLIQEINHLIPVMVDFGVRDFKGFEFGLKIAWQVIVATETLKDINELEKIFEVFPRSRIVVSVDTKNGQLYSKNLNMTLEEFRDVLIQLDPGELILLDLSRVGTQQGINRGLIKKFEKFDIIPGGGIRVQDIRTLLSMGIRKVLAGTALHQGKIPLYIR comes from the coding sequence ATGATGGAAGTCATACCAGTCTTGGACTTGATGGGCTCATTAGCAGTCACAGGAAAATCCGGGAAAAGAGAAGAATACAAGCCACTAGAGAGCATATTCGCAACATCCCCAAATCCCGTGGAGATAGCATTATCCCTAAAAAGGGCCGGGGCAAGGAGAATATACATAGCCGATCTTGACGCCATCACAGGCCAGGGCTCCAACATCCAACTTATCCAGGAGATAAACCACCTAATACCTGTAATGGTAGACTTCGGAGTCCGTGACTTTAAAGGTTTTGAATTTGGTTTAAAGATAGCATGGCAGGTGATAGTCGCCACAGAAACCCTAAAGGACATCAACGAATTAGAAAAAATTTTTGAGGTTTTCCCAAGGTCAAGGATAGTGGTGAGTGTCGATACAAAAAATGGCCAATTATATTCTAAAAACCTTAACATGACACTAGAAGAATTCAGGGATGTGCTCATCCAATTAGACCCGGGAGAACTCATACTACTAGACCTATCAAGGGTCGGCACCCAACAAGGCATCAACAGGGGACTCATAAAAAAATTTGAAAAATTTGACATAATCCCAGGTGGGGGTATACGAGTCCAGGATATAAGGACACTATTGTCTATGGGTATAAGAAAGGTGCTTGCTGGCACAGCACTCCACCAGGGAAAAATCCCATTATACATAAGGTGA
- a CDS encoding DUF2149 domain-containing protein, translated as MLRRRRRRLLGGQNEEDPMAGSANIVDAMLVLSVGFLIFLVISWNMQTVVFSSMSPEERQAAMQAIKQVVEIQQGKELNTTPEVVSGSGSGMVQLGTVYQDPQTGKLIMVQGA; from the coding sequence ATGCTACGCCGACGACGGCGGAGGCTGCTTGGAGGCCAAAATGAGGAGGACCCCATGGCAGGATCGGCCAACATAGTAGATGCAATGCTAGTACTTTCAGTGGGCTTCCTAATCTTCCTAGTAATCTCATGGAACATGCAAACTGTTGTATTCTCTAGCATGTCACCGGAAGAACGCCAAGCGGCCATGCAAGCCATTAAACAGGTAGTTGAAATACAACAGGGGAAAGAACTTAACACCACCCCCGAGGTTGTCTCGGGATCCGGCTCGGGCATGGTACAATTAGGCACAGTCTACCAGGACCCCCAGACAGGTAAACTCATCATGGTACAAGGAGCCTAA
- a CDS encoding MotA/TolQ/ExbB proton channel family protein produces MVAVPGSEILSAALHVVSQSLLIPVIVGLLLFMGYAIISLGGLLSEYSNRIKIEVNEIKNAIFSMSNPGNPEKITEIIEPLKIPESQKRILTEIAKTTNLSPNTREALARKLIEAEELKIAKSLEKTDIITRLGPTLGLMGTLIPMGPGLAALGAGDIQTLAQAIIVAFDTTVVGLAAGGISYVISKIRRRWYEEYLSNLEALAETILEVMKDATPTTAEAAWRPK; encoded by the coding sequence ATGGTCGCAGTACCAGGCAGTGAAATATTAAGCGCAGCCCTCCACGTAGTCTCCCAAAGCCTGCTCATACCAGTCATAGTTGGACTGCTACTATTCATGGGCTATGCTATAATATCACTGGGCGGTCTGCTCTCAGAATACTCCAACAGGATAAAAATAGAAGTAAATGAAATAAAAAATGCCATATTCTCAATGTCAAACCCGGGCAACCCAGAAAAGATAACAGAGATAATAGAACCCCTAAAGATCCCTGAAAGCCAAAAAAGGATCCTCACAGAAATCGCGAAAACAACGAACTTGAGCCCAAATACGAGAGAAGCCCTTGCAAGGAAACTAATAGAAGCAGAAGAACTAAAAATCGCCAAAAGCCTAGAAAAAACTGATATAATAACAAGACTCGGACCCACACTAGGACTGATGGGAACACTCATACCCATGGGCCCGGGACTAGCAGCCCTCGGAGCAGGAGACATACAAACACTAGCACAGGCGATAATCGTGGCCTTTGACACCACAGTCGTGGGCCTCGCAGCAGGGGGAATATCATATGTCATATCCAAGATAAGAAGAAGATGGTATGAAGAATACCTCTCCAATCTTGAAGCATTAGCAGAGACAATACTAGAGGTGATGAAGGATGCTACGCCGACGACGGCGGAGGCTGCTTGGAGGCCAAAATGA
- a CDS encoding DUF2162 domain-containing protein, giving the protein MDLANILWEAGILSVILLFGAKIGLAMGLAGLSKKKAAAIAIAYAAGILGLSALANPYMETLHQYFTEYASIMTIVMATILIVAGAYTIKEWKQHQKNTATTTCLAMIAPCPCCFGAVTLSIILIAPLIGATALTIGKYAAILLGIFIGIFYFTSKIIARASKRPYPILLGNFMLFAGLYFLASAIVLPNINTVLSSKMSPITIPNPQTLAYAIIGAILLIGFGMFINRKNSTLID; this is encoded by the coding sequence TTGGATCTTGCAAACATCCTATGGGAAGCAGGAATATTATCAGTCATATTATTATTCGGCGCCAAAATAGGACTAGCAATGGGACTGGCGGGACTTTCCAAGAAAAAGGCGGCGGCCATAGCAATAGCCTATGCAGCCGGGATACTAGGACTCTCAGCCTTGGCAAACCCCTACATGGAAACATTACACCAATATTTCACAGAATATGCGTCCATAATGACAATAGTAATGGCAACTATTCTAATAGTGGCTGGAGCCTACACTATCAAAGAATGGAAACAACATCAAAAGAACACAGCCACAACCACTTGCTTGGCGATGATAGCTCCATGCCCATGCTGTTTCGGAGCCGTAACCCTCAGCATAATATTAATAGCACCATTGATAGGTGCCACAGCCCTTACAATAGGAAAATACGCCGCGATACTACTGGGAATATTCATAGGAATATTCTACTTCACGTCAAAGATCATAGCAAGGGCATCCAAAAGACCATATCCGATACTATTGGGTAATTTCATGTTATTCGCGGGCTTATACTTCCTAGCATCAGCCATAGTCTTGCCCAACATAAACACTGTACTATCCTCGAAAATGAGCCCTATCACAATCCCAAACCCCCAAACGCTAGCATATGCCATAATAGGCGCCATACTCCTTATAGGATTTGGAATGTTCATAAACAGGAAAAATAGCACACTAATAGATTAA
- a CDS encoding SPOUT family RNA methylase, producing the protein MRNKGDHGGANIKEFIIKTQKGLEGIAASYLQEKLEDADIWITPEGYSGLIILKTSDDKAVEKLRSIPEIERTIPIHYKTKSRIEKILEKAEKIAEHIKEGETFAIKTKRRGKHNFTSLQINKKLGEKILQLTNATVNLNLPDKIIKVEIIGENTYISIKKGKKWKKYTPEKENARKLFHKTTIIQMPYWGKPQIAKKFGEKIGRAAQAYEVKELIIAPKEKMNAEELAEFIKGVKKGQKSRYMIQKKAYPWPTKEVPISLWDLYQATRDKKRKKRTIIMTDPTRKPINTIKENLKKDLRKSKEIIILIGSREGIPRGLFKFADYIIDLTPYITFATEHAIPATLTTLYQLYQKKKERKNRIKT; encoded by the coding sequence GTGCGAAACAAAGGAGATCATGGAGGTGCGAATATTAAAGAATTCATTATAAAAACGCAAAAGGGCCTAGAAGGAATCGCAGCATCCTACCTGCAGGAAAAACTCGAAGACGCGGACATTTGGATAACACCAGAAGGCTACTCGGGTCTAATCATCCTAAAAACATCAGATGACAAGGCTGTGGAAAAACTCAGAAGCATCCCAGAAATAGAAAGAACAATCCCAATACACTACAAAACAAAATCCAGAATAGAGAAAATCCTAGAAAAGGCGGAGAAGATAGCAGAGCATATAAAAGAGGGTGAAACATTCGCAATTAAAACAAAAAGAAGAGGAAAACATAACTTCACAAGCCTCCAAATAAACAAGAAACTCGGAGAAAAAATACTACAACTAACAAACGCCACAGTAAACCTCAACCTCCCAGACAAGATAATAAAAGTCGAAATAATCGGAGAAAACACTTACATATCCATCAAAAAAGGCAAAAAATGGAAAAAATACACACCAGAAAAAGAAAACGCGAGAAAACTATTCCACAAAACAACAATAATACAAATGCCATACTGGGGCAAACCACAAATAGCCAAAAAATTCGGAGAAAAAATAGGAAGAGCAGCCCAAGCCTACGAAGTCAAAGAACTCATAATAGCCCCAAAAGAGAAAATGAACGCCGAAGAATTGGCAGAATTCATAAAAGGCGTGAAAAAAGGGCAAAAATCAAGATATATGATACAAAAGAAAGCATACCCATGGCCCACAAAAGAAGTCCCAATAAGCCTATGGGACCTCTACCAGGCAACAAGAGACAAAAAAAGGAAAAAAAGGACAATAATAATGACAGACCCCACCAGGAAGCCAATAAACACGATAAAAGAAAACCTGAAAAAAGACCTGAGAAAATCAAAAGAAATAATCATACTCATAGGATCAAGAGAAGGAATACCCAGAGGACTATTCAAATTCGCAGACTACATAATAGACCTCACACCATACATAACATTCGCCACAGAACACGCAATACCAGCAACACTCACAACACTCTACCAACTCTACCAAAAAAAAAAGGAAAGAAAAAATAGGATAAAAACTTAG